Genomic window (Plasmodium knowlesi strain H genome assembly, chromosome: 9):
CTTAAGAGCGGCCAACATGTGTATGCGGCCTGATATTTTTAGAGAAGGGCAGAAGATATAGTGCAGAACGAATGTCTAAGTGTCTTCTGCCATTGGTTTCAAGTCATATGAAAGGAGGCAAACCTGGccaattatttaaaatattttattacgAGATCTTCCCCCCACAAGATATATGTTCCATCATTAGGATGACTTCCATTTTGCTATGTTCCTAGGGGCGAtcctttttttgcgtattttTAATCACCCACAAAATTAACACCACCTTTCGCAGTTTAATGCATTATTTTGCCTATGGaatattaacaaaaaaaaaaaaaaaaatgggcattCTATAACATGTACTAATATTGGCCAGTTTTTATATGCACTTAAATATGAGATGAAACGAAATGGCCCAAATAAAATAGTGCATATTAATTTACAACAGCAAAGCAAATATAACGATTCAAAGAATTTTTAGGAAGCACGccattctaaaaaaaaaaaaaaaaaagaacaacttTGCTAggataaatataaaaatgtgaattaaATGggctaattttttatttgtcaaAATTTTTGACGCAATTCATTGTTCCGCTAAGCTGtgcggaaagaaaaatcaagCAAAGGACTTGCATTTTATTTCGAATTAAGTACATACGTTATAGGTGTTTTCACGTAAGTGTATCGCCATTTTGGTGTTGAAAAAAGGTAGTATATTTTTGCTTTCAGAAGTGCTTCACCTCTTTGCCGctttgtcatttttatttgtgtttttctttttttttttttttttttttccgtctcACCTTTTGAACGTTTAAAAAGCATGTTCGCGCAAAAAATGTTGCTGCTTAAAAGACCTTTCCTCCCTGCGCGAGTTGCCCCCCTCTGCGCGCAACGGAAGGTGAGCAGACTCATTACGTATTATACAAAGTCACATGAATACATCAAAATAAATGATGAAGACTTGACcgaattgaaaaagaaaaataacgtAAAATGCAAAATAGGCATTAGCAATTatggaacagaaaaattgGGGGAAATCGTGTATATTGATATTTCGCAGAACATAAATGAGTACGTAAAGAAGGGGGAGTGTATCGCAACGGTTGAGAGTGTTAAAAGCGTGGGGGATGTGTATACCCCCATCAGTGGCCAAATTGTCGACATCAATAACGAAATAGTCGACAACGTAAATTTAATGAACGGAAATTCGGAAAGCGATGGGTGGATTTTGGAACTGCTGACCAACGATgtgaatgagaaggaaataatgaGCTTCTCCGAATATAAGAAAATgtgcgaagaagaagagcaaAGGGAAGCAACGAAAATACAACAGAGTGAACGGGATTGtctagaggaaaaaaacaaaaataaaattttcgatTTGAACGACATTAAGAACATTGAAgagaagacgaaaaaataaCCCATAAGAATTGAACAACAACATGTTGTCTGCAACGAATTGGTTTATCTTCCCTTACACCTCGTTGGATGGCATCCCATCTATGTGTAAATCAGTGTGGATATAGCGGgccaaaaaattgaaagagcTGTACGCAAATCTGTGGGTAGAAGGAAGTAGCCATTACCTTCAGCTATAAAACAATTTGTctgtaaaataataaaaaaaataaactatcCAAAATTGCTCATTTCAAAATTGTTCATTTCAAAATTGTtcatttcaaaattttgttcataaaaaaaaaaaaaattgtaatatGAGACACATTTCGAAATAACTGCAGAAAaatatgtcttttttttttttacagtttttcaaatgggaccgttgtagttttttttcattttagtAGGTTGTatttctttatctttttgtTATCAAGAGAATAAGCGCGATTAAGAGCGATATATATGATGCTTATAGCTATTTGCAGAAGTCTGCCGCGGGGGGCACCTCAAATAATGGCCAATATGGCAACCgctattttgtttattttcattattattatattattatttttatttttattttttttctcgtgtCTTACAGTTTTTAAATGgtgtcacattttttttttttttttcttttttttgtgttgtgatacttttaaaaaacgccagtttgtgtatttttaaataaaactTGCGAAAATGATGTCCTATTTTATTTGCTTCAAAAGAATGGAGAATTATAATTTCACCTGGAAAAACGAATTAAAGAGGTCACCGTGCTTtggttaaaaattttcatttgtatgaacggttcataaaaaaaaagtacgaaaAGGCGTTGCCagctaaggaaaaaaaaaaaaaaaaaaaaaaaaaaaagcatcaaGTGGCAATGTGGAAAAGTTGCCAAATGGTGAATTCGCTAAGTGGTGAAATGGTCAAATGGCGAATAGCCAAATAGCCAAATGGACAAATGGCCAAAAGCGATGACATGATCACTTATGCGACCAAGTTAGCAACAAATAGCAGCACATAAACACGTATTTTAAaagataagaaaagaaaaaaaaaaaaaaaaaaaattgcatgtgCGCATCGTTCGTGTGAAAGCAATATTTTTCCACGGCAATTCTGTTCCTCTCTTGCACAGCtctttcaaaaaattattattttttttttttttttcaaattaaacatctttttaaagaaaattttttaacaccAAAACAGAAAAGATTGCTAATTCATCATTGTACTTCCTGTAATATCATTTTAGCCTTAAAAATAACTTGTCAAACTCTTGTgtagagaaaatatataataaaaagataaagaaaaaaaaaaaaaaattcataagcAAAGTTTtggtatacatacatgtttatgcttatatatatttacgaAATCTGTGAATATATTAAGGTAACAATTTTTaagtgaaagggaaaaaatagttACAGCTGTGCCATACGCATTGGACAAAAATTGCGTAtacacaaattaaaattacTGACAAAGTTGCTGTAAGGAGCTGGAAAAGAGGCATCTGAATTTTTCTGCAAACCATTTTCATTGCTATAAATCACCTTACGAAAATGTGTTGTTGCGTGTGCGGATTGTTATTTTTAGCTTTGATTGCTCTAATTGTTATATTAATTCTTAATGGGATTATAAAGTTGAACTAGAAGGGGAAGACAATTTTTTGAACaatggaaagagaagaaaaaaaaaaaaaaaagtatgcaaCGATGGAGTGGAAGTTTTTGTCAGACACCCACAATATgagcaaaatatttttgtgcgAAGTATTACGCTCGAAGACACTCCAATTGTAGGTAGAAGCCACAGCTCTCGTCACGAAGTGCGCAAGAATGAAAATGCCTAATACGTTGGAATTATGACCAGTCATACCACAGTAgatccccccccaaaaaaaaaaaaaaaataaaataagtaatGTTAAATGTGGCtgaggagaaagaaatgcTGGCatcttcctctaagaagttGCTACTTCATCCCCTGTTGTATGCTTTACGAAGATATATACCGCAGGGGACACATTCCCATGCATGCGTGTATGTATGTTAATGTGTAGGTCGTCCACATACCTCTGCAGATACACCTCTGGTGCGTGTGTTTAAATACGCAACGGTAAGAAGATTATGACCTAATTAATTCGCATGGCATTCAGCTGCACAATTTGTTCTATCATGTTTAGAGCGACCCTGTGTTCGGACACGATCGCGTTTTGTAAATATGTTTATTCATACGTACATGTGCACGCGCAATGGTAGGCAGGCCAGCTTGCTTCAGCCCACCTGTTCGTACGCACGTATATTTGTACTTATCTCGTataaggattttttttttttttttgtatcctACTAGAAAAAAGGTTTCATTGTAGAATTTGTACATCCATGTAACGATACTTCTGCGTAGCCaatgaagtttttttttttcttttttttttttatgtatcaAATAAcagttacattttttaaaagaaatgttaATCTTTTGAGAGGTACCCGAAGTTGAGACTTAGAATAGCTATCTCAAAATATGCGCTAGCGCGTAGGTCTATTCAGCTATGCGTAAGACACATTAGCGCCACATCGAAAAGGGAATCTTTCTCTCGTTAAAGTAAAATAGCCAAATGAGGAATTTGCGACATCGTTGACGGTGCGTGCAGTGTGACTtgctttta
Coding sequences:
- a CDS encoding glycine cleavage system H protein, putative, translated to MLLLKRPFLPARVAPLCAQRKVSRLITYYTKSHEYIKINDEDLTELKKKNNVKCKIGISNYGTEKLGEIVYIDISQNINEYVKKGECIATVESVKSVGDVYTPISGQIVDINNEIVDNVNLMNGNSESDGWILELLTNDVNEKEIMSFSEYKKMCEEEEQREATKIQQSERDCLEEKNKNKIFDLNDIKNIEEKTKK